A stretch of the Chanos chanos chromosome 1, fChaCha1.1, whole genome shotgun sequence genome encodes the following:
- the LOC115823173 gene encoding KATNB1-like protein 1 — protein MFSEDLHCEESEYQSSEDALSNESLTYKEDTGKKEDSNKKRHLGGRCGNNPGRVKRVVSCKRKTRHSTLSSGGRRRPSVTGRTFDTVSTESERKEEEDMIFGDSWQFPLTQSHTQNCQMETSDIRYHDYFSKISKDHSIMTQVLFGRNLKLSIALTLWQRNVGELLTYLARLQDTSITVHCLPFITESLQNKSRRVSVGFCVDLFPLVKSVLQSQYEDYIITGLNWIQSVLRLWWPQLTGNGESVSDITSSDKRNIHVIKQQLQELWEEESRLCSSSGRIGEMWKVKEGPKTL, from the exons ATGTTTTCTGAAGATCTTCACTGTGAGGAGAGTGAATACCAAAGCTCCGAGGACGCCTTGTCTAATGAATCTCTCACGTACAAG GAGGATACTGGAAAAAAGGAGGACAGCAACAAGAAGAG GCACTTAGGTGGTCGCTGTGGAAACAACCCGGGTAGAGTGAAGCGTGTCGTATCCTGCAAGAGGAAGACTCGACACTCGACGTTGAGCTCCGGAGGACGCAGGAGACCCTCTGTGACGGGGAGGACTTTTGACACAGTCAGCACGGAGAGTGAAcggaaggaagaggaggacatgATCTTTGGAGATTCCTGGCAATTTCCGCTGACACAATCTCACACTCAGAACTGCCAGATGGAAACATCAGACATCAGATACCATGACTACTTCTCCAAG ATATCAAAGGATCACAGTATAATGACCCAAGTTTTGTTTGGGAGGAATTTAAAGCTCAGTATAGCGCTAACACTGTGGCAAAGAAACGTTGGGGAATTGCTAACGTATCTTGCAAG ACTCCAGGACACCAGCATTACTGTTCATTGTTTACCTTTTATAACGGAGAG TCTTCAGAATAAGAGCAGGCGTGTTTCAGTGGGCTTTTGTGTTGACCTTTTCCCTTTAGTGAAAAGCGTTCTTCAAAGTCAGTATGAAGA ttatATAATTACAGGATTAAATTGGATACAgtctgttctgagactatggtGGCCACAGCTCACAGgaaatggagagagtgtgtctgacaTAACTTCATCTGATAAGAG aaATATTCATGTGATTAAGCAGCAGCTACAAGAACTCTGGGAAGAAGAATCTCGTCTGTGTTCATCGTCTGGGCGTATTGGTGAAATGTGGAAGGTAAAAGAGGGACCAAAGACATTATAA
- the acp7 gene encoding acid phosphatase type 7, translating into MATTLLLVLFGSVSLALSVPPIHTQPEQVHISYPGVEGSMVITWTTLSVTESIVEYGQWGRKMFQFTAKGNSTLFVDGGREKRKMYIHRVILTQLVPGTAYLYHCGSDSGWSDLFYFTALRETWTDGPRFALFGDMGNENPQSLARLQKETQAGIYDIILHIGDFAYDMHEDDGKIGDEFMRQVESIAAYVPYMTCPGNHEEAYNFSHYRNRFSMPGDTESLWYSWNVGPAHIISFSTEVYFYLGYGLELLFKQYSWLKNDLEEANRPENRAVRPWIITMAHRPMYCSNDDKDDCTKFESYVRLGRNDTTPVAPGLEDLFYRYGVDLELWAHEHTYERLWPVYGFKVFNGSTEEPYVNPKAPVHIITGSAGCREKHDGFIPKPREWSAFRSTDYGYTRMQVINSTHLYLEQVSDDQYGKVIDSIMLVKERHGPEAWN; encoded by the exons ATGGCTACTACTCTGCTCCTTGTCCTCTTTGGTTCTGTGTCCTTGGCACTTAGCGTACCACCCATACATACCCAACCTGAACAGGTGCACATATCTTATCCAG gggTGGAAGGCTCCATGGTGATAACCTGGACGACTCTCAGCGTGACAGAAAGTATAGTGGAGTACGGCCAGTGGGGAAGAAAGATGTTTCAGTTCACGGCCAAGGGAAACTCCACTTTGTTTGTGGATGGcggcagagagaagaggaagatgtACATTCACAGGGTCATTCTAACACAGCTGGTACCAGGGACTGCTTACT tgtaTCACTGCGGAAGTGATTCTGGGTGGAGTGACCTCTTCTACTTCACCGCCCTCAGGGAGACCTGGACGGACGGCCCCAGATTTGCCCTGTTTGGGGACATGGGAAACGAGAACCCTCAGTCTCTGGCCAGACTGCAGAAGGAGACTCAGGCAGGGATCTATGACATCATCTTGCACATCG GAGACTTTGCCTACGACATGCATGag gacgATGGAAAGATTGGTGATGAGTTTATGAGACAGGTCGAGTCCATAGCCGCCTACGTGCCATACATGACCTGTCCCGGAAATCACGAAGAGGCGTA CAACTTCTCCCACTACAGGAACCGATTTAGCATGCCAGGAGACACGGAGAGCCTGTGGTACAG CTGGAATGTGGGACCTGCTCACATTATTTCTTTCTCCACTGAAGTCTACTTCTACCTCGGGTATGGTCTGGAGCTGCTCTTTAAACAGTACAGCTGGCTTAAGAACGACCTGGAG GAAGCTAACAGACCAGAAAACAGAGCCGTCAGACCCTGGATTATCACCATGGCGCACAGACCCATGTACTGCTCCAACGACGACAAAGACGACTGTACGAAATTCGAGAGCTAC GTCAGACTTGGACGCAATGACACCACACCAGTAGCCCCTGGTCTGGAGGATCTGTTCTACCGTTACG GTGTGGACCTGGAGCTCTGGGCTCACGAGCATACTTATGAGAGACTGTGGCCTGTGTACGGTTTTAAG GTCTTTAATGGGAGCACAGAGGAACCGTACGTGAACCCGAAAGCTCCGGTCCACATCATCACAGGATCCGCT GGGTGTCGGGAGAAGCACGACGGATTCATCCCAAAGCCGCGGGAGTGGAGCGCCTTCAGGAGCACCGACTACGGTTACACACGCATGCAGGTGATAAACTCCACACACCTGTACCTGGAACAGGTGTCTGATGACCAG TATGGTAAGGTGATTGACAGCATCATGCTGGTAAAGGAACGACACGGCCCTGAGGCCTGGAATTGA